The sequence GCGGTTTCCTGATCGCTCATGGTGTCTGGTTTGTACAAGTCAGGGGGAGCAAAAAAACAAGCGCCCGTCCGCAAAGACAGGCGCTTGGGTCCTTCTTGAAGCAACGTCACAGGGCGCTCACGTGCCCGCGGAATAATCCGTGGCGTACGCCTCCTGCTCGTCGGTGAGTTCGTCGATGTCGATGCCCATCGTGCCGAGCTTGATGCGCGCGATGCGCTGGTCGAGCTCCTCGGGCAGGTCGATGACGTGCGGGCCGAGCGGGTCGCCGCTTTCGTGCTTGCGCACCAGCGTGAGGTGGGCCATAAACTGGTTGGCGAAGCTCATGTCCATCACTTCGCTCGGGTGGCCTTCGGCCGCTGCAAGGTTCACGAGGCGCCCGTCAGCGAGCACGAAGATACGCTTGCCGTTTTCGAGCGTGTACTCGCGGTTGTTATCGCGCACCTGGCGGGTGTCGATGGAGAGCTCGGCCAGCTCCTTCAGGTTGAGCTCCACATCGTAGTGGCCGGTGTTGGCAACCACGGCGCCGTCCTTCATCTTCACGAAGTGACGCCCGCGGATGACATCCTTCATGCCGGTGGCCGTGACAAAGATGTCGCCAATCTCGGCGGCTTCGTCCATCGTCATGACGCGGTGGCCGTCGAGGGTGGCCTTAAGTGCGGCCGTCGGCTTCACTTCCGTTACAATGACGTTGGCGCCCATGCCTTTCGCGCGCATCGCTACGCCGCTGCTGCAATGGCCATAGCCCGCAACCACGAAGTTTTTGCCGGCAAGCATTACGCTGGAGGCGCGCAGGATGCCGTCGATGGTGCTCTGGCCGGTGCCGTAGACGTTGTCGAAGTCCCACTTCGTCTCGGCATCGTTCACGGCAAAGACAGGGTAGAGCAGCTTGCCGTCGTCGTCCATGGCGCGGAGGCGGTGCACGCCGGTGGTGGTTTCCTCGGAGCCGCCCACGATGGTGTCGGCCATCTCGGGGTACTCGGAGTGGACGCGGAAGATGAGGTCGGCGCCGTCATCAAGCGTCAGGTGGGGCGCCTTCGGCTGGATGGTTTGGTCGATGCTCCAGTAGAAGTCCTCGGTGCTCTGGCCGTACCAGGCATAGATCTCGGCCATGCCGTTTTCGGCGAGCGCGGCGGCCACTTCGTCGTTCGTCGACAGTGGGTTGCAGCCGCTCCAGGCCACTTCGGCGCCGCAGGCGGCCAGCGTTTCCACCAGCACGGCGGTTTCCTTGGTTACGTGCAAGCATCCGGCAATTTTGTAGCCGTCAAACGGCTTGCTCTCGGAGAACTTCTCGCGCAGCTGCATCAGCACGGGCATGCGGCTCTCGGCCCATTCGATGCGCTTGCGCCCTTTGTCCGCGAGGCTGATGTCGCGGACTTTGTACGCCCCTTCCTTGTGATCCATTGTTGCGTGGCTATTGCGTCAAAAAGAGTTTGGTCTAACACCTCTACCAGGGGGGCAACCGGAATGCTCCACGATTCCGTTAAAATTCAACCCCTCCGTTACGATAAACGGTGTGCTACAATCAGACGTTCGGGCCGATGGCGCATTGAAAGCATGAGAGCCTGGTCTCGGCACGGTCCGTGAGGTTGTGGGAACGCGCCATGTAACGAGAACCCCCACAGGGGTACGTACCAGGTGCCAGGTAGCAATGCGTCTGCTGCACCACTGATATGCGCGATGAAATATTCTTTCGTGGTTGATTATAGAAGGAAGCTAACGGTGATGGAGCGGACTAGAATATTCCGAAAAAGCTTTTGAATCGTCAAAAGCCCGCTGGGGAATGAGGCGCGCCTGGCTTTTAGATGAACCTGCAAGAATGTAAAAATGTGTTTTGACACAGATCTTCTGTGCAAACGCCTGTGTACACCTTGCAGACACGACGACGGGGCCCACAAAAAAGCGCCCGCTCTGCCACACCAGGGACCAAGCTGTTGGGCAGAAGCAAGCGCTGGGCTCTGTGAAACGAACGAATTCTTTCCACAGACACACAACACAATGTCTAAGATAACACGCACGATTGCAACCCTGCTTCTCCTCGCGTTTTTTGCGCTCCCGGCGCAGGCGCAGGAGTCGCCTCTAAAAATTGGCTTGCGCGGCGGATTTGCGCAGTCTACGGTGTATGGCGATGATGTGGCGCAGTCGGATTATCGTCCGGGCTTCTCGGGCGGCCTCTTTGCGACGTACGTCGTCAACGACGCGTTCTCCATTCAGCCCGAGGTGCTGTACACGGTGAAGGGCGGCAAAAACATCGAATTTGAGGGCACCACCTCGGACCTCCGCTGGCGCCTTGACTACATCCAGGTGCCGGTGCTCCTCAAGCTGAGCGCCCCGCTGAATGGCGTCATTACGCCACGGTTGTATGTGGGCCCGCAGGTGAGCTTCCTGGTTGGCGCTGAGCAGAATGGCGTTGACGTCGACGACAGCCTGAAGTCGGTTGACTTCGGCGGCGTGGCCGGTGGCGAAATTGGGCTCGACGTGTCGAGCTTCACGGGCGGCGTGCTCGATGAGATCGCCCTCGACGCCCGCTATGGGCTGGGGCTGGTTGCCCTCGACGACACCGCCGGCGAGCTGGACGTTAAAAACGGCACGTTCACGTCGTCGCTCAGCCTGCGGTTTGGCCTGTAGGCGCAACGACGTTACAATGAACAGCCACGCGGCACGGGGCGCACAACGCCCGGTGCCGCTTTTTTTTGGATGGTGGGCGCACGCCAATGATTTGCGGCCGTCCATTTCACAGCTGCAGTGTGCGTTCCCTTTGGGAACAGGCCTGCAACGAACGGCGCGTCGCTTTCGCCTCGATGGCCCGAAGCATCCCGGCACGTTGCGCCGCGGGCCTCGCGTGTGTCTGCACCGGTGCACGCCCGTTCCCCAACAACGCTGCCCCATGCGCTCTTTGGTCGGAGGACTCATGCTCTTGGGCCTGCTGTGCCCCGCGGCGGCCGCGCAACCGCGGGCCGATACGCTGTTTACGTGGCGCGGCTACAGCAACACCAGCATCACCCGCGTGCAGCTCTACCCGGCCCCGCCCGATGCCGAAACGCGCGTGCACACCGTCGTCCTCAAAGAACTGGCGCGCAACGAAGGCCCCACCATCGTGAGCGACCTCCGCTTCTTGGCCGACCGCGTGGGGCGGCAGTTCGGCATCGATCCGGCGCGCGCCTACTGGATCCTGCATTGGGGCGCGTTCTCGTTCCCCGAGGCCGCGGCAACCGACAAGCACCTGCTCATTCGGGCCACCTTCCGGCGCACCGACAGCGGCCGGCTCAGTGCCCCGTACTGGCGCGTTATTACGGATGCGGAGGCGCGTGAACTCACCGATCGCCGTTTTCGGCCGTGAGTCGGGCCGCCGAACTTTCGGCACAAGGCGGCGTTGGCAACGGCCCGTTTCCTTGCAGACTGCTGTGTCGCCATGCGTAAACTGACGAAAGCCCTCCTGCTCACCGCCGCGGCTACCGGCGCGGCGGCGCTTGTGCTGCGCCAAATCGACTGGGATCCGCCGCGCGCGTCGGGTGGCCCCGCGGCCCTCGACCCCGACGAGATGCCCGAAGAGGACGTGAACATGCTGCTGCGCGAGCTGGCGGCGCAACTCTAACCAAACCGCTTCGGCATGCCTTCTGTCCCTGATGCGTGCCCCGCCTGCGGGCTCGAACTCCCCGACGACGTCGACGACACCTGTCCCTACTGCGGCTACGAATTTCCGGGGCGGCCGCTGGGCAACGCCTCGTGGATTGCATGGGTGCTGGCGATATTGCTGGCCTGGCCGGCCATCAAGGGGCTGCTCTACTTGTTCGGATAGCTGGTTCGTATGGTTGAAGATGTGACGCTTACCCCCAATCTCCTCCGGCAGGCCTACGCGCAGGGCATCTTTCCGATGGGCGACGATGCGCACGGCGGCATCCACTGGTACGCCCCCGATCCGCGGGGCATTTTGCCGCTCGATGCGTTCCACGTGCCGCACAATCTCGCGCGCCGCGTGGCACGGCAGCCCTTCCGCGTAACGACCGACACGGCCTTCCCCGACGTCATCCGGGCCTGCGCCGATCGCTCGCGCACATGGATCACCGCCCCCATCATTGATGCGTACACGGCGCTGCACGAGCAGGGAGCGGCGCACAGCGTAGAGTGCTGGACCGACGACGACACGCTTGCCGGCGGGCTCTACGGCGTGGCGCTGGGCGGTGCGTTCTTTGGCGAGTCGATGTTCTTTCGGGTGAGCAACGCCTCGAAGGTCGCGCTCGTCCACCTGGTGCAGCAGCTACGCGCCGGGGGATTTGCGCTGCTCGATGTGCAGTACAGCAACGCGCACCTGGAGCAGTTTGGGGTGGTCGACATCCCGCGCACCGACTACATGCAACGCCTCGCGCATGCCCTGACGATCGATGCGACGTGGTGGCCCAAAGCGGCATCTGCCATTGCAGCAGACGTCCGCCACACGTAGCCCCTATGTCGTTTCAGCGTCACTAACCGTCACAACACAAGGGCTATGGACACCATTCGTTGGGGCATTCTGGGAACCGGCCGCATCGCTTCCGATGTGACGCACGACCTGAAGCGCTTGTCCGCGGCCGACGTGGTGGCCGTGGGATCGCGGAAGGCAGCAACCGCCGACGCGTTCGCCGATCGGTTCGATATTCCGCACCGGCACGCTTCCTACGCGGCCCTCGTGGAGGACCCGGCCGTTGACGTGGTGCACATCGCCACGCCGCACGTCTTTCACGCGACGCATGCTATGCGCGCCATCGAAGCCGGAAAGGCGGTGTTGTGCGAGAAGCCCCTGGCCCTGAATGCGTCGGAAGCCGATCGGCTGATTGCGAGCGCCCGGGCGCACAACGTCTTTCTGATGGAAGCCCTGTGGACACGCTTTTTGCCGGTGATGCACCGCGTGCGCACGCTGCTGAGCGATGGGGCGGTGGGCGCTGTGCAGGCCATGCAGGCGACCATTGGCGCGCCTACGCCGTTTGACCCCCGCCACCGCCTGTACGATCCGGCCCTGGGCGGCGGGGCCCTGCTCGACCTGGGCATTTACCCGATTGCGCTCGCCTTCGATGTGCTGGGCCCGCCCGACGCCCACACCTCCACGGCCGCGCTCGCGCCCACAGGCGTAGATGCGCAGTGCGGCGCCGTCTTTTCGTACAATAGCGGTGCGCAGGCCGTATGGCATGCCTCCCTCCGCGCCGATCTTGGGCGCACGTGCAGCATCGCGGGCCCCGATGGACGCCTCGAAGGCACGCGGGCCTGGTGGAAAGGCGCTCCGTTTACGTGGACGCGTGCTGACGGCACCACCCAGCGCATCGCGGCGCCGTTTGAAGGCAACGGCTACCAGTTTGAGGCGCGCCACGTGATGAGATGTCTGCGCGAGGGCCGCACCGAAAGTCCCGTGCTGCCGCTGGACGAAAGCCGGGCCATGGCGGCCGTGATGGATGCGCTGCGTGCAGGCTGGGGCGTGGAGTACCCGCAAGAAGCGTAACCGGCGCGACGGCAGCAGTCCGCCGGTAGGCGCACGCCCGAAGGGAAGAACGGTGACGCGCGTCCCTGCCGCAAGGCTTTCGGGAAGCACGGCGAGGGGCATGGGCTGTGTGGGATGCGCGCTGTAGCCCAGGCCCACCCGCGTGTCGGTGCTGGGGCGGTGCTGGGCAGCAGGGGTTGGAGACGGCGCGGGCGTCGTGCGCCACAGGAGCACGCCAAGCGCGGGCAGCGCAAGCAGAAGGACGTAAGACAACCGGCGCTGGAAGCGATTCATGCAATCATTGCGGCTGTTGGCAGTCCAGTCAATGTCATACCCGGGCGTGTGGAATGCAAGCCGTACGCTCAGAAGCTGATCGGTACGCCGGGTGAGAGGCAAGCGTGCAGCGCCACAGTGGCTGGTTAGGCCGCTTCGTCGGTGGATATGTGTAACAATCGCTTGTCAATATACGCCAACGGCTTCTCTTCACTTCTTGTGGGAAACAAACCGACCGGCCAAGGGCTGTATCATCACAGCATCTGCATCATTCCAAACCATGGATACCACTATGCCTGATACCGACGAGCCACAGGATCAATCTGCTGACGTAGACGAGGCGTCGCAAGCAACGGATGAGGAAGTTGCGGAGGCCACCCGCGAGACGTTTCCGGCGAGCGACCCGCCGCGCTACACGCCCCAGGCGGAGGACGAAGCGAGCGAAGCCACCAACAACGAATGAGGACTATAGGCCATGGGACGACTGGACGGAAAAGTTGCGGTGATTACAGGCGGCGCCGGGGGCATTGGACGCGCCACGGGGCAGCGCTTTGTGGATGAGGGCGCACGTGTTGTGCTGGCGGACCGCGACGAAGAAGCAGTGCAAGAAGCGGCAGCAACCCTCGGTGCCCCCGATCACGTCGCCACCGTAGCGGGCGACGTATCCACGGAAGAGGCCAACGCCCAATTCGTGCAGACGGCCCGTGACGCGTTTGGCGGGCTCGACATCTTCGTGGCCAATGCCGGGATTGAGGGTGTGCATGCGCCCCTCACCGACTATCCACTGGAGACGTTTGACCAGGTGCTTGCGGTGAACGTCCGCGGCGTGTTTTTGGGACTGCGCCACGCGTTTCCTGCGCTCACAGAGCGCGGGGGTGGGAGCATCATCATCACATCGTCGGTGGCGGGCGTGCAGGGCACCGGACAGGTGTCGGCGTACACCACGAGCAAGCATGCCGTGGTGGGGCTCATGCGCGAGGCTGCCCGAGAGGGCGCGCCGCACAACATCCGCGTGAATACGGTGCATCCGGGACCGGTGGACAACCGCATGATGCGGTCGTTGGAATCTGGGTTTGCGCCCGACGACCCGGCGGCCGCGAAAAAACAGTTTGAGGCAGCCATCCCGCTCAACCGCTACGCCGACAACGACGATGTCGCCCGGGCGATGCTCTACTTGGCGAGCGACGAAAGCGCCTACATCACCGGCGCCCGCCACATGGTGGACGGCGGCATGACCGCCTGAGCTGGGCAGGCCCTGGGAGCGTTAGTGGGCGTCGAGCCAGTTATCGGCTACGCCAATGTCGACCACAATGGGTACGTCCTGCAGCGGCAGGGCGTCCTTCATCTCGGTGTTCACCAGCGCGCGCAGGGCGTCTTCCTCCGCGGGGGCCACTTCAAACACCAGCTCGTCGTGCACCTGCAGCAGCATGCGGCTGTGGAGGCCCTCATCGTCCAGCCGCTCCTGGATGCGGTTCATTGCAATCTTGATCATATCGGCCTGCGTGCCCTGAATGGGCATGTTAACGGCCACACGCTCCGCTGCGCCACGGCGGTTGCTGTTCTTGGCATTGATGTTGGGCACGTAGCGACGGCGGCCCAGCAGCGTCTCGGCATAGCCCTTCTCCTGCGCGTCCTCCACCAGCCGGTTGAGCAGCTGCGAGACGCCGGGGTACGACTTCCGGTACTGGTTGATGAGCGTCTGGGCCTCGTCGACCTCAATGCGGAGGCGTTGCGCAAGCCCCCAGGGCGACACCCCGTACGGAATGCCGTAGTTGACTTCCTTTGCTTTGCGCCGCTGGTCGGCAGTCACCTCGTCGGGGGCGATGTCGTACACGCGGGCCGCCGCGTCGGTGTGGATGTCGCCGCCGGTGCGAAAGGTCTCCTGCATCGCCTCGTCGCCGCTCATCGACGCCAGGATGCGCAACTCGATCTGGGCGTAGTCGGCCGCCATCAGCTGCCAGTCGTCTTGCGGCACAAACGCCTTGCGCACCTCGCGGCCCACGGCGGTGCGCACCGGAATGTTTTGAAGGTTGGGGTCGCTCGACGAGAGCCGTCCGGTGGCCGTGCGCGTTTGGTTAAAGCTGGTGTGGAGGCGCCCGGTGTCGGGATGCACAAGCTCGCCCAGTGTGTCGAGGTAGGTGCTCTTGAGCTTGTATGTGGAGCGCCAGTCGAGCACGAGGCCTGGAATCTCGTGCTCGGTGGAGAGCTCCTGCAGCACGCTTTCTTTGGTGGAGGGGCGGCCGGTGGCGGTCTTGGAGATCACCGGCAGGTCGAGCTTCTCGAAGAGGATTTCGCCGAGTTGCTGCGTCGAGTTGATGTTGAACGTCTCGCCGGCGTGCTCAAAAATCTCGGCCTCAATGCGTTCCAGCTTCTCCTGCAGCTCGGCAGAGATGCGGTCGAGGATGTCGGTGTCGATGCGGATGCCGCGGGCCTCCATGCGGGCCAGTACGCGCACGAGCGGGAACTCGATGTCGTGCACAATCGCGGTCGCCTGCACGTCGTCGAGTTTGTCGTCGAGCGTGTCGGCCAAGCGCCACGTGATGTCGGCATCCTCGCAGGCATAGCGGGCCGCGTCGTCGACGGCCACGTCGCGCATGGAGCGCTGGCTGGCCCCCTCGCCGATGAGGTCGCTGATGGGCACCATCTTGTAGTTTAGGAGGGCGCGGGCCACGTCGGTGAGGTTGTGGGCCTCCTCGGGCGCGAGCAGGTAGTGGGCAACCATCGTGTCGTACACCGGTCCGCCCAGCACCACGCCGTGGCGCTTCATCACGAGCCAGTCGTACTTGATGTTGTGGCCTATCTTGGTGGTGTCGCGCTCCAGCACGGGCCCCAAAACGGCGAGCACGTCCTCGGTCGTGGTGCCGTCTGGGAGCGGCGTGGGGACGTAGCGCGCGTGCTGCGCGGCCCATGCGAACGACATCCCCACGAGGCTCGCGTAGTGCGGGTCGGTAGAGGTGGTTTCGGTATCGAACGCGTAGCGCGTCTTCTCGCGTAGCGTCTCAGCAAAGTCTTCCAGCTCCTCCTTGGTCTGCACAAACGCATAGTCGACCGCCCCGGCATCAATCGTTTGCACCTCTTCATACGGGCCAAAGTCGAACGACAGCGCCGGGTCGTCGGGCGTGTCGTCACTCATGGGCGCGTCCGTCTCCGCACCGTTAAGGTCCATGCGGTCGATCAGCGAGGTAAACTCGAAGCGCTGAAAGAGCTGGCGCAGTGCAGCCTCGTCGGGGTTGGCGCGGCGCAGCTCGTGCCAGTCGTACTGCACGTCCAGGTCGGTTTTGATGCGCACGAGGCGCCGGCTCATGCGGGCCTGCTCGGCGTACTCCTTCAGGTTTTCGCCGCGCTTGCCGCCAATCTCGTCGGCATGGGCGATGATGTTTTCCATCGAGTCATATTCCCGCAGAAATTTGGCGGACGTCTTTTCGCCGATGAGCGGCACCCCCGGCACATTGTCCGACGAATCGCCCCACAGTGCCAGCATGTCGATGAACTGGGCGGGGTCCAGCGCCATCTCCTCGCGGAACGACTCGGCCGTGATAACCTCAAAATCCTGATCGCCGCGGGCCGGCTTATACATCGAGATGCGATCGGACAGGAGCTGCTTGAAGTCCTTGTCGGGCGATACGATGACGACATCGGTGTCATCGGCCTCGGCCGAGCGCGCGAGCGTGCCGATGACGTCGTCGGCCTCCACGCCGGGCACTTCCACCACGGGGATGTCCATGGCCCGCACGATATCTTTGATGCGCGGCAGGTTTTCGAGGAGCTCCTCGGGCGGCGGATCGCGGTGCGCCTTGTACTCCTCGTAGATGTCTTCGCGGAAGGTCCCTTCCTCGCCGGCCGCGTCGAACACAACGGCGATGTGCTCGATCGAGTGGTCGTCGATGAGCTTCAGCAGCGAGTTGGTGAAGCCAAACGCCGCCGAGGTGTTTTCACCGTTCGAGGTGATGAGCGGGCGGCTGATGAAGATGTAATGCGCACGGTACGCCAGCGCCATGGCGTCGATGAGGTACAGCGTGCGGTCGGAGGAGGTAGCCATGCAAAGCAGGAGGTTGCGGGCAAGCACAAAACGTGATAAGCACAAAACGTGATGGTGGTATGCCACGCGCAAGAGCGGGTTCGCCGAACCAGCGCGGCGCGCCGTCGTGTGGAAAGGGGGACACTGTACGGTTTATCTTGCGCTATGCACCTACTGTTATTTGACATCGACGGCACGTTGGTGACGGCCGACCACCGCGTGGCCCGCGCGGCGGTGGAGGACGCGCTGCACACGTGGAGCGGCCGCCGGCTGGATACGACGGGCGTCGACTTTGCGGGCCGCACCGATCGGTTCATCATGCAGACGGTGCTGCAGCGCAACGGCATTGCCCCCACCGAGGGCGCGCTCAACGAGGCCCTTGCGGTGTATGGGCGGGCGGCGTGCGAGGCGTTTGCGGCGCCGGATGTGCGCGCGCTGCCGGGTGCTGTGGCCCTGGTTGAGGCGCTGGCTGCGCATCCGGAGGTGCAGCTGGGGCTGGTGACGGGCAACGTGGAGGCGGTGGCCTATCAAAAGTTGGCATTCGTCGGCTGTGCCTCCTATTTTCCCTTTGGCGGGTTCGGCGATGAACATACCGACCGAAACGACCTTCCGCCGCTTGCACAGGAGCGGGCGGCGGTGCATGCGGGGCGTGCGTTTGCGCCGCACCGCACCATTATTGTGGGCGATACCATCCACGACATCGGATGTGCGCGGGCCGCGGGGGTGCGGGCGGTAAGCGTGTGCACCGGCGCACACAGCCGCGACCAGCTGGCGCAAGCCGGCCCCGATGTGCTCCTTGACGCTTTCGATGGTCCCTCCCATTTTATAACCGATGTCCTACATGCCCTGCGCGCCTAACAGCCGCTGTTGCTTTCTCGCATGCCTGTTGCGTATTGTATTCATTGCGGTTCTTTGGTGAGTACCGTTTCGTTTTGTATCGCGTAACGGGCCCACTTGGCCTCGCGTCTCTACCGCCTGACTGACGACTCTTTCGTTATGATACCCCTTACTGCACACGGCACAACATTTCCTGGGCGCCGTGACGTCAACCAAGACGATGTGCTGCACTGCTATCCCGGCCCGGGGGCGTTCTTCTTTGCGGTGGCCGACGGCATGGGCGGCGTGGCCGGCGGAAAGATTGCCAGCGAAACGGTGCTCGATACGTGCAATGAGTACCTCGCGGTGCGCATGCAAAAACAAGTGGCCCCGAGCGATCTGAAAGAGATTATGGGGGAGATGTACAGCCGCTGTCAGGCGGCTATTCGGGCCGTAACCGACGAGCGCCCCGATCTGGAAGGCATGGGCACCACCCTCACGTGCATGCTGGGTTATGAAGGGCAGTACATCATTGGCAATCTGGGCGACAGCCGCGTCTACCGGCTGCATGAGGGCCAGATGGAGCAAGTGACCGAAGATCACTCCTACCTCAACGAGTTCAAGAAGAAGTCCGGCGGACAACCGCTCGACCCGGATTTTGTAGCGCAGTACGGCCACATCATCAATAAAACCCTGGACGGCAGCGACGACACGCCCGATTTCTTTCCGCAAGACCGCACGGCGTACACCTTAGCCTCGGGCGACGGCTTTTTGCTTTGCTCTGACGGGTTGATTGTAGACCAGCTGCAAGACCAGGCCCAGCTCTTCAAGTCGTACATGATGGGAACCCCCGACCTGCAAACGGCAGCCGAGTCGCTCGTATCGCTAGCGTACTACTCAGGGTCGATGGATAATATCTCGGTCGTGCTTGTCGAGGCCGGCGAGTTGCAGCGCGACCTGGGCCGCGTACGCAC comes from Salisaeta longa DSM 21114 and encodes:
- a CDS encoding adenosylhomocysteinase gives rise to the protein MDHKEGAYKVRDISLADKGRKRIEWAESRMPVLMQLREKFSESKPFDGYKIAGCLHVTKETAVLVETLAACGAEVAWSGCNPLSTNDEVAAALAENGMAEIYAWYGQSTEDFYWSIDQTIQPKAPHLTLDDGADLIFRVHSEYPEMADTIVGGSEETTTGVHRLRAMDDDGKLLYPVFAVNDAETKWDFDNVYGTGQSTIDGILRASSVMLAGKNFVVAGYGHCSSGVAMRAKGMGANVIVTEVKPTAALKATLDGHRVMTMDEAAEIGDIFVTATGMKDVIRGRHFVKMKDGAVVANTGHYDVELNLKELAELSIDTRQVRDNNREYTLENGKRIFVLADGRLVNLAAAEGHPSEVMDMSFANQFMAHLTLVRKHESGDPLGPHVIDLPEELDQRIARIKLGTMGIDIDELTDEQEAYATDYSAGT
- a CDS encoding porin family protein, translating into MSKITRTIATLLLLAFFALPAQAQESPLKIGLRGGFAQSTVYGDDVAQSDYRPGFSGGLFATYVVNDAFSIQPEVLYTVKGGKNIEFEGTTSDLRWRLDYIQVPVLLKLSAPLNGVITPRLYVGPQVSFLVGAEQNGVDVDDSLKSVDFGGVAGGEIGLDVSSFTGGVLDEIALDARYGLGLVALDDTAGELDVKNGTFTSSLSLRFGL
- a CDS encoding zinc-ribbon domain-containing protein; translated protein: MPSVPDACPACGLELPDDVDDTCPYCGYEFPGRPLGNASWIAWVLAILLAWPAIKGLLYLFG
- the aat gene encoding leucyl/phenylalanyl-tRNA--protein transferase; this translates as MTLTPNLLRQAYAQGIFPMGDDAHGGIHWYAPDPRGILPLDAFHVPHNLARRVARQPFRVTTDTAFPDVIRACADRSRTWITAPIIDAYTALHEQGAAHSVECWTDDDTLAGGLYGVALGGAFFGESMFFRVSNASKVALVHLVQQLRAGGFALLDVQYSNAHLEQFGVVDIPRTDYMQRLAHALTIDATWWPKAASAIAADVRHT
- a CDS encoding Gfo/Idh/MocA family protein, translating into MDTIRWGILGTGRIASDVTHDLKRLSAADVVAVGSRKAATADAFADRFDIPHRHASYAALVEDPAVDVVHIATPHVFHATHAMRAIEAGKAVLCEKPLALNASEADRLIASARAHNVFLMEALWTRFLPVMHRVRTLLSDGAVGAVQAMQATIGAPTPFDPRHRLYDPALGGGALLDLGIYPIALAFDVLGPPDAHTSTAALAPTGVDAQCGAVFSYNSGAQAVWHASLRADLGRTCSIAGPDGRLEGTRAWWKGAPFTWTRADGTTQRIAAPFEGNGYQFEARHVMRCLREGRTESPVLPLDESRAMAAVMDALRAGWGVEYPQEA
- a CDS encoding SDR family NAD(P)-dependent oxidoreductase, with the translated sequence MGRLDGKVAVITGGAGGIGRATGQRFVDEGARVVLADRDEEAVQEAAATLGAPDHVATVAGDVSTEEANAQFVQTARDAFGGLDIFVANAGIEGVHAPLTDYPLETFDQVLAVNVRGVFLGLRHAFPALTERGGGSIIITSSVAGVQGTGQVSAYTTSKHAVVGLMREAAREGAPHNIRVNTVHPGPVDNRMMRSLESGFAPDDPAAAKKQFEAAIPLNRYADNDDVARAMLYLASDESAYITGARHMVDGGMTA
- the polA gene encoding DNA polymerase I, whose product is MATSSDRTLYLIDAMALAYRAHYIFISRPLITSNGENTSAAFGFTNSLLKLIDDHSIEHIAVVFDAAGEEGTFREDIYEEYKAHRDPPPEELLENLPRIKDIVRAMDIPVVEVPGVEADDVIGTLARSAEADDTDVVIVSPDKDFKQLLSDRISMYKPARGDQDFEVITAESFREEMALDPAQFIDMLALWGDSSDNVPGVPLIGEKTSAKFLREYDSMENIIAHADEIGGKRGENLKEYAEQARMSRRLVRIKTDLDVQYDWHELRRANPDEAALRQLFQRFEFTSLIDRMDLNGAETDAPMSDDTPDDPALSFDFGPYEEVQTIDAGAVDYAFVQTKEELEDFAETLREKTRYAFDTETTSTDPHYASLVGMSFAWAAQHARYVPTPLPDGTTTEDVLAVLGPVLERDTTKIGHNIKYDWLVMKRHGVVLGGPVYDTMVAHYLLAPEEAHNLTDVARALLNYKMVPISDLIGEGASQRSMRDVAVDDAARYACEDADITWRLADTLDDKLDDVQATAIVHDIEFPLVRVLARMEARGIRIDTDILDRISAELQEKLERIEAEIFEHAGETFNINSTQQLGEILFEKLDLPVISKTATGRPSTKESVLQELSTEHEIPGLVLDWRSTYKLKSTYLDTLGELVHPDTGRLHTSFNQTRTATGRLSSSDPNLQNIPVRTAVGREVRKAFVPQDDWQLMAADYAQIELRILASMSGDEAMQETFRTGGDIHTDAAARVYDIAPDEVTADQRRKAKEVNYGIPYGVSPWGLAQRLRIEVDEAQTLINQYRKSYPGVSQLLNRLVEDAQEKGYAETLLGRRRYVPNINAKNSNRRGAAERVAVNMPIQGTQADMIKIAMNRIQERLDDEGLHSRMLLQVHDELVFEVAPAEEDALRALVNTEMKDALPLQDVPIVVDIGVADNWLDAH
- a CDS encoding HAD family hydrolase, coding for MHLLLFDIDGTLVTADHRVARAAVEDALHTWSGRRLDTTGVDFAGRTDRFIMQTVLQRNGIAPTEGALNEALAVYGRAACEAFAAPDVRALPGAVALVEALAAHPEVQLGLVTGNVEAVAYQKLAFVGCASYFPFGGFGDEHTDRNDLPPLAQERAAVHAGRAFAPHRTIIVGDTIHDIGCARAAGVRAVSVCTGAHSRDQLAQAGPDVLLDAFDGPSHFITDVLHALRA
- a CDS encoding protein phosphatase 2C domain-containing protein; the protein is MIPLTAHGTTFPGRRDVNQDDVLHCYPGPGAFFFAVADGMGGVAGGKIASETVLDTCNEYLAVRMQKQVAPSDLKEIMGEMYSRCQAAIRAVTDERPDLEGMGTTLTCMLGYEGQYIIGNLGDSRVYRLHEGQMEQVTEDHSYLNEFKKKSGGQPLDPDFVAQYGHIINKTLDGSDDTPDFFPQDRTAYTLASGDGFLLCSDGLIVDQLQDQAQLFKSYMMGTPDLQTAAESLVSLAYYSGSMDNISVVLVEAGELQRDLGRVRTYPFPPRQEEEHA